The sequence CCAAGGCTCCGGAGGTGACCATCCTGGAGCCCGAGCCCCTCCGCCCCGCGCGGAAGGCACTGCCCGCGGGAGACGCCGTGGACAAGGGCCGCGCGCTGCCCTTCGAGATCGACCCCAAGCGCGTCGAGGAGAGCCTCAAGAAGCTCCAGGGCGAGATGGTCCACTGGGCCAACAAGGGCCGCTACACGAAGGTGCGCTTCAAGTTCCGCGGCAAGCAGCTCCTGCCGGACCTGCCCCTGGCCGCCGTCGTCGCCGCCGAGGGCCTCACCTTCTACTGGGGCGGCATCCTCCGCATGCTCGTCGCCAACGTGGTGGGCAAGAGCGTGCTCTCGGTGGAGTTCATCAACGACTCGGAGAAGAAGGTCCAGGCGGGCAAGGAGGCGCTCTTGTCCGGAGACGTGGACCAAGCGCTCACCCTGTTCCGAGAGGCCCTCGCGATGGACCGCGACAATGCCTCCGCGCACCTCAATGTGGGCGTGGCGCTGAAGCTCAAGGGAGACCGGGAGGGCGCCCTGGCCGCCTTCGAAAAAGCGAAGGAAAAAGACCCGGAAGGGTCCGTGGGCGCGGAGGCCGAGCGGCTTGCCGCCCCGCTGCGTCCCAAGAGTGTGGCATAGCCTCCTCCACCACCGGCCGGGCAGCCCTGCCAACACCCCCTCGTTTCCCCTGTTGACGTAGGAAGATCCGAGGGTTACGAACGCTCCAACGCCGGGCGGATAGCCCCCTTCGGGCGGGCCCGCCCCCACTCTCCAGAGCGCTCCATCTCCATGGCCGACGACACCACCGACAAGCCGGCAACGCCCCCCGCGCCTCCGCCTCCGGGCAGCGCTGGGGAGCTCATCCCCGTCAACATCGAAGACGAGATGCGCCGTTCGTATCTCGACTACTCCATGTCCGTCATCATCGGGCGCGCCCTGCCCGATGTGCGTGACGGACTGAAGCCCGTGCACCGCCGCATCCTCTTCGCGATGCACGAGCTGGGGAACACCCACAACCGCGCGTACAAGAAGTCCGCCCGCGTGGTGGGTGACGTGATTGGTAAGTACCACCCCCACGGTGACAGCGCCGTCTATGACGCGATGGTGCGTCTGGCTCAGGAGTGGAGCCTGCGCTACCTGCTCGTGGACGGGCAGGGCAACTTCGGCAGCGTCGACGGCGACTCGCCCGCGGCCATGCGTTACACGGAAGTGCGCATGGACCGCCTGGCCGAGGAGCTGCTGGCGGACATCGACAAGGAGACGGTCGGATTCGGGCCCAACTACGACGACTCGCTGACCGAGCCGCTCGTGATGCCCACGAAGTTCCCCAACCTCCTGGTCAACGGCAGCAGCGGCATCGCCGTGGGCATGACGACGAACATCCCGCCCCACAACATGGGCGAGGTGATCGACGGCACGCTGCACCTCATCGACAACCCGGACGCCACCGTCCAGGACCTGATGAAGTTCATCCCGGGCCCGGACTTCCCCACCGCCGGCATGATTACCGGCCGCGAGGGCATCCTCCGCGCCTACACCACGGGCCGCGGGCAGATCACCCTGCGTGGCAAGACGGAGATCGAGGAGAGCAAGAAGGGCGACCGTGAGGCCATCATCATCACGGAGATCCCCTACCAGGTGAACAAGGCGCGGCTCATCGAGAAGATCGCCGACCTGGTGCGCGAGAAGAAGCTGGAGGGCATCAGCGACATCCGCGACGAGAGCGACCGGCAGGGCATGCGCATCGTCGTGGAGCTCAAGCGCGATGCCATCTCGGGCGTGGTGCTCAACAACCTGTACGCCACCACCCCGCTGGAGACGACGTTCGGCGCGGTGATGCTGGCCATCGACGGCGGCCAGCCGCGCACGCTCACACTCAAGGAGCTGCTGGACCGGTTCATCGCCCACCGCCGCGACGTCATCACCCGCCGCAGCCGCTATGAGCTGAAGAAGGCGCTGGCCCGCCTCCACATCGTGGAAGGCTTGCTCGTCGCGCAGGATCTCATCGACCTGGTGGTCAGCCTCATCCGCGCCTCGAAGGATCCAGACGAGGCGCGCTGGGGCCTGATGCACATCCTGGCTCCGGCGCTCTACGAGCACGAGCGCTTCCGCAACCTGCCGCGCATCGACTACGCGCAGGCGGCGGCACAGATGGAGCTGCTGGTCAGCCGCGCCAAGGCCGAGGAGCCCAACTACGGCGGCCTGGAGCACAAGTACGCGGGCGCGGGCTTCAGCGAGGACCAGGCGCAGAACATCCTCGAGATGCGCCTGCAGCGCCTCACCGGCATGCAGCGCGAAGAGCTCTTCAAGGAGCTGCTCGCCCTGGTGCGCGACATTGCCCGGCTGCGGGACATCCTCGCCAACGAGCGCAGCCTGCTCAACGTCATCAAGACGGAGCTGCACGACATCCGCGCCCGCTACAGCGACAAGCGCCGCACCGAAATCACCGGCGAGGTCTCCGAGATTACGAGCGAGGACCTCATCGCCGAGGAGGACATGGTCGTCACCCTGTCCCATACCGGCTACGTGAAGCGCTCGCCGCTGAGCGAGTACCGCGCCCAGAAGCGCGGCGGACGGGGCAAGACGGGCGCCGCGACGAAGGAAGACGATTTCGTCACGGACCTGTTCGTGGCCAGCACCCACGCGTTCCTCATGCCCATCACCACCAAGGGCAAGCTGTACTCGCTGAAGGTGCACCAGATTCCGCAGGCCAGCCGCACCTCGCGCGGCAAGGCCATCATCAACCTCATTCAGTTCGGCGAGGGCGAGAAGCTGGCCCAGGTGCTCGTGACGAAGGACTTCCCGGAGAACCGGTACGTCTTCTTCGTCACCAAGCGCGGCGTGGTGAAGCGCACGGACTTGAGCGCGTTCGCCAACGTGCGCATCAGCGGCATCATCGCGCTGGGCATCGACGAGGGCGATGAGCTGGTGGCGGTGAAGATCACCGACGGCAGCAAGGACATCCTCCTGTCCACCGCGCAGGGCATGAGCATCCGCTTCCCGGAGGACGAGGTGCGCTCCATGGGCCGCCAGGCCTACGGCGTGAAGGGCATCACGCTGGAGGAGGGCGACGAGGTGGTGGGCGCGGACGTGGTGGAGAAGGGCAACACCATCCTTACGGTGACGGAGAACGGCTACGGCAAGCGCACCGAGGAGGCCGAGTACCGCATCCAGGGCCGCGGCGGTAAGGGCATCATCGACATCAAGACCACCGAGCGGAACGGCAAGGTGGTGGGCCTGGTGCAGGTGACGGACGGCGACGAGGTGATGCTCGTCACCAACGGCGGCATGCTCATCCGCATGAAGGCCAAGGAGATCTCCGTCATCGGCCGCAACACGCAGGGCGTGCGGCTCATCGCCCTGGAGAACGGTACGGAGAAGGTGACGGGCATCTCCAAGCTGCCCGAGTCCAGCAGCGAGGCCGAGGAGCCGGAGGGCGGCGGCTCCGCGGGTGGCTCCAGCGCGGACGAAGAGCAGGCTCCCGCAGCGGAGAACTCCTCCGAGATTTCGGACACCGAGGACTCCGGAAACTCCGAGCCGGGTGAGGACACTCCAGAAGAGAGTTGATTTGCGGGTTTTCCCAGCCTGGCGGGGCATGTGAGGGCAATCCCCCCGTGTGCCTCGGCAGGCCTGGGTGTTCTAATGAGACCAGGAGGTCTCCGGAACACCATGGGAGATTCCATCAGCCAGGGGGCAGTCTCGGAGCCGCGGATCTCGGATGACTCACTGGGCGTCCAGCTCGAGGTGGCGGAGGAGCGTCTCCGCATCGTGCTCGGGCTCACGGACGGCATCGTCTTCGAGTTCGACCAGGACGGGCGCTACGTCGGCATCTGGACCCGGTCGGACGAGCTGCTGTCCATGCCGCGCGAGCAGGCGCTGGGCCGCACCTTGATGGAGGTCCACGGCCCCCAGGGCGGCGCGTTCTTCATGGAGCGCCTGAAGCAGACCCTTGAGACGAAGCAGCCCGTGCGCTTCGAGTACAGCCTGGAGGTGGTGGGTGGGCACCACTGGTTCGCCGCGGAGTCCATGCTGGTGCCGAACCGGCCCACGGTGGCCTTCCTGGTGCGCGACATCACCCAGCAGAAGTCCATGGAGCAGCGGCTCATCCAGGCGGATCGGCTGGCGTCCCTGGGCACGCTGGCGGCGGGCGTGGCCCACGAGGTGAACAACCCGCTGAGCTACGTCTCCTCGAACCTCAACTTCATCGCGGAGAGCCTGACGTCGGTGCGGCAGGCGCTGAACAGCGGGGAAGGGGTGGTCGACGCGGCCTATCTGGATCGCCTGCTGGCGGAGTGCGCGGAGGCGCTCGATGAGGCGCGGGAGGGCACCACCCGCATCCGGCATGTGGTCGGAGATTTGAAGACGTTCGCTCGCGGCCAGGAGTCGGAGGACGGGCTGGCGAACGTGAAGCGGGCCCTGGAGTCCTCGCTGAGCCTGGTGATGCCGGAGCTGCGCTACCGGGCCCGGCTGAACCGGAACCTGGAAGAGGTGCCCCCGGTGCGAGGCAATGAGGCCCGGCTGGGGCAGGTGTTCCTCAACCTGCTGATCAACGCCTCCCAGGCCATCGTGGCGGGGGCTCCGGACCGGAACCAGGTGGACGTTCACCTGCGCGAGGAGGGGCACTGGGTGGTCATCGAAGTCCAGGACACCGGGCACGGGATTCCGGCGGATCTGTTGAAGCTCATCTTCGATCCGTTCTTCTCGACGAAGCCGGTGGGTGTGGGCACGGGGCTGGGGCTCTCCATCTGCCATGGCATCGTGACGGGCATGGGCGGAGAGATCTCCGTGGAGAGCACCGTGGGCCGGGGGACGTGCTTCCGGGTGCGGCTGCCGATTCCCGCTCAGGTGCTGGCGTCCATGCGCCCCAAGGCGCTGGCGGCTTCCTGAAGCGCGGGCGTTACGGCTTCGCTGCCTTGCGCAGGGTCGAGGCCCCCTCGGCGATGGCCTCGTCGAGTTGGGCTCCCGCCTTCCCGAACCCTCGCCTCTGGAGCTGGCGGTAGAGCGAGGAGAGCTGGCGGCCGGCCTTCGAGGCGAGCGAGTTCAGCTCCGGGCTTCGGCCATGCAGCGTCTCCGTCAGTACGTGGAGGTCGTGCATGTCTCCCAGGGTGTCTTGGAGGGCCTTGAGGCGCTCGAGGAGCTTGGGGGCGCCGTGCAGTTCCTCGAAAGGCTCCAGCAGGTAGCGCGCGCGCTTGGCGGTGATGCGGGCCTCGTGGCAGCGCTCGACGTCGGAGGGGCCCTGGATGCGGTCCAGCCGCTGGCGCAGGCGCTGGCCCAGGCGCCGCAGCTTCTGGGCGGTGTACTTCCCGAAGCGGCCCTTACCGGGGGCCTTCGCGCGCTTCACCTGCCGGCGCAGGCGGTGGGCGAGGCGGGGGAAGTCCTGGGTAAACCGCTCGCGGATCTCCTGGAGGTGCTCGGCGTGGTGCTGGGTGAGGTTTGAGCGCAGGCGGGAGGCGGCGCCCGAGCGAGAGCGGCGGGCACGGGACTGCTGGGTGAGCCAGGCAGCGTGGACCTCGGCATCTCGGGCGGGGTTGGTGAGGTGGGCGAAGCCTCTCAGGGCCTCGATGCTCTTGGCAGACACGGCCCCAGCGAAGAGCTTGCGGTAGGTGCGGAGGTAGGTGCGCACGTGGCGCAGCTCGACGCGCAGGTCGTGCAGGGCCTCGGTGTCACGGGAGTCGTCGAGGCGCTCGACGGTGGCCGCGGCGCGCTTCAGGTGGTGGAGCGTGAGCTTCCGGGCTCCATGCACCGCCGTCATGCGCGCGAGCTTCTTGGAGGTGGGCGCCACGGAATCTCTCCCCGCCGCGCGCTGGGCGCGGCCATGCGGATCCGAACCTCAAAGCTTCCAGCAGGAACAGCCAGAGGACAGCAGGTCCGCGCTGGAGCGTGCAGGAGGTGACAGTGGGTGGAGGGAGGTGGCGAGCAGGGAAGGGCGCTGCAAAGCTCACATGCAAACAGGGGGCTTGGTTGCTCGGGGAGGTGGCGGGCGGAGGCGGACGAGGTGCAATGAATCTGACCGCTCATCCGTAGGAGGAGACATGAACATCACGGGTCTTCGTGGAATGGGGTCCCGGTTCGTCCGGTACCTGAGCGACGGTCGAGTCCCCCTGTGGAAGAAGCTCGCGGGGTTGCTGGCGGTGGTCTACTTCCTGTCTCCGGTGGACGCGATCCCGGACTTCATCCCCATCCTGGGGTGGCTGGACGATTTGGGCGTGCTGTCGGCCGCGGCCTTCTGGATGGCGCGGCAGGTGCAGCAGTACCGCCCCGAGCCCACGCCGGACGGGATGCCGAGAGATCTCGAGGGCCGCCCGCGCTTTCCTCCCGCGCGCGACCCTGCCTGAGCGAGCGCTCACGCCGCCTTGCCGACCGCCTCGCGCCACGCCGCGAGGATGTGCTCGGCGATCTCGGGCACGCCGATGTCCTTGTTCACCTGCGTGAAGAGGAACGGGCCGTCGCCCCGCATCTTGCGTGAGTCGCGGTCCATCACGCCCAGGTCCGCTCCCACGTGCGGTGCCAGGTCCTTCTTGTTGATGACCAGCAGGTCCGACTGGGTGATGCCCGGCCCGCCCTTGCGCGGCACCTTGTCTCCCCCTGCCACGTCGATGACGTAGATCGTGTAGTCGACCAGCTCCCGGCTGTACTGCGCCGCCAGGTTGTCTCCGCCGCTCTCGACGATGAGCAGCTCCGGCTTCACGTCGTGCATCAGCCCTTCGAGCGCGTCGAGGTTGTGGCTGATGTCCTCGCGGATCGCCGCGTGAGGGCAGCCGCCCGTCTCCACCGCCCGGATCCGCTCGGAAGGCAGCGCCTTGTTGCGGTGGAGGAACTCGGCGTCCTCCTTCGTGAAGATGTCGTTCGTCACGACGCCCAGCGAGTACTTGTCCCGGAGGTGCCGGCACAGCGCCAGTACCAGCGCTGTCTTTCCGCTCCCCACCGGCCCTCCGATGCCCACCGTGAACGAGCGCTGATGGTAGTCGCGCGGGAGCCGCGGCTCGCGCTCCCGGAACAGGCCAGGGCCCGACCAGTGCTCGTGGGTATGCCCGTGGTCATGGTCGTGGCTGTGCCCGTGGTCATGGTCGTGGTCGTGATCGTGGTCGTGCATGGTGCTCCTCAGGACAGGAACAGACGGGAATAGAGACGATCGTGGGTGGCGCCGAGCAGATCCACGAGCGGCGCAGGCTGTGACAGCTCGTTCAGGCCCAGGGCCCCACAGCGTTCGAGCACGGCGCCCAGAACGCCCGTCAGCTCGTCATGGAGGCGCTGCGCCTCGTGCGGACCGAGCAGCCCCAGCCGCACCGCGGCCGAGGCCACCCCGCGCAGCGCCAGGTGCAGGAACAGCTCCTGCGCTTGGTCGAGCGGCACTGCAAGGGTCCGCAGCGTGATGCCGAACATGGGCGCGTAGTGCGCCCTCAGGGTCCGCGCGCGGATGGCGGCGTGGAGCTGTTGCAGCTCCGCCTCGGAGAAGATGCGCGCCGCGGTGGCCACCAGCGTCCGCCCCTGCGTCCGGCTGGTTCGGTTGGCCACGTGGTTGGAGAGGAACGCGTCGCACCACGCGTCCAGCCGGGCCGGGCCAGCGTCTGGGCCGTAGGCGGCGCGGAGAAACGGCAGGCTCCCATGGCCGGCCTGCCAGAGCACTCCCTCGATGAAGGTGCGCAGGGCCGCCGCGTCCGGCACCTCGCCCTGTTGCGCGGCCGCCTCCAGCCCGGCGGAGTGCGAGAAGCCTCCGGTCGGAAAGGCCGAGTCAGCGAGCTGCAGCACGCGCCAGCGGGTCGTCATGCGCTCAGAACAGGCTGTAGAGGCGGGCCAGGGGGACGTGGGTGGCCGGCTCGCACCGCAGCAGCTCGCCGTCTGCGCGGACCTCGTACGTCTCCGGGTCCACCGTGATG comes from Hyalangium minutum and encodes:
- the ureG gene encoding urease accessory protein UreG, with translation MHDHDHDHDHDHGHSHDHDHGHTHEHWSGPGLFREREPRLPRDYHQRSFTVGIGGPVGSGKTALVLALCRHLRDKYSLGVVTNDIFTKEDAEFLHRNKALPSERIRAVETGGCPHAAIREDISHNLDALEGLMHDVKPELLIVESGGDNLAAQYSRELVDYTIYVIDVAGGDKVPRKGGPGITQSDLLVINKKDLAPHVGADLGVMDRDSRKMRGDGPFLFTQVNKDIGVPEIAEHILAAWREAVGKAA
- a CDS encoding sensor histidine kinase; translated protein: MGDSISQGAVSEPRISDDSLGVQLEVAEERLRIVLGLTDGIVFEFDQDGRYVGIWTRSDELLSMPREQALGRTLMEVHGPQGGAFFMERLKQTLETKQPVRFEYSLEVVGGHHWFAAESMLVPNRPTVAFLVRDITQQKSMEQRLIQADRLASLGTLAAGVAHEVNNPLSYVSSNLNFIAESLTSVRQALNSGEGVVDAAYLDRLLAECAEALDEAREGTTRIRHVVGDLKTFARGQESEDGLANVKRALESSLSLVMPELRYRARLNRNLEEVPPVRGNEARLGQVFLNLLINASQAIVAGAPDRNQVDVHLREEGHWVVIEVQDTGHGIPADLLKLIFDPFFSTKPVGVGTGLGLSICHGIVTGMGGEISVESTVGRGTCFRVRLPIPAQVLASMRPKALAAS
- a CDS encoding CHAD domain-containing protein, which translates into the protein MAPTSKKLARMTAVHGARKLTLHHLKRAAATVERLDDSRDTEALHDLRVELRHVRTYLRTYRKLFAGAVSAKSIEALRGFAHLTNPARDAEVHAAWLTQQSRARRSRSGAASRLRSNLTQHHAEHLQEIRERFTQDFPRLAHRLRRQVKRAKAPGKGRFGKYTAQKLRRLGQRLRQRLDRIQGPSDVERCHEARITAKRARYLLEPFEELHGAPKLLERLKALQDTLGDMHDLHVLTETLHGRSPELNSLASKAGRQLSSLYRQLQRRGFGKAGAQLDEAIAEGASTLRKAAKP
- a CDS encoding urease accessory protein UreF translates to MTTRWRVLQLADSAFPTGGFSHSAGLEAAAQQGEVPDAAALRTFIEGVLWQAGHGSLPFLRAAYGPDAGPARLDAWCDAFLSNHVANRTSRTQGRTLVATAARIFSEAELQQLHAAIRARTLRAHYAPMFGITLRTLAVPLDQAQELFLHLALRGVASAAVRLGLLGPHEAQRLHDELTGVLGAVLERCGALGLNELSQPAPLVDLLGATHDRLYSRLFLS
- a CDS encoding YkvA family protein is translated as MNITGLRGMGSRFVRYLSDGRVPLWKKLAGLLAVVYFLSPVDAIPDFIPILGWLDDLGVLSAAAFWMARQVQQYRPEPTPDGMPRDLEGRPRFPPARDPA
- the gyrA gene encoding DNA gyrase subunit A: MADDTTDKPATPPAPPPPGSAGELIPVNIEDEMRRSYLDYSMSVIIGRALPDVRDGLKPVHRRILFAMHELGNTHNRAYKKSARVVGDVIGKYHPHGDSAVYDAMVRLAQEWSLRYLLVDGQGNFGSVDGDSPAAMRYTEVRMDRLAEELLADIDKETVGFGPNYDDSLTEPLVMPTKFPNLLVNGSSGIAVGMTTNIPPHNMGEVIDGTLHLIDNPDATVQDLMKFIPGPDFPTAGMITGREGILRAYTTGRGQITLRGKTEIEESKKGDREAIIITEIPYQVNKARLIEKIADLVREKKLEGISDIRDESDRQGMRIVVELKRDAISGVVLNNLYATTPLETTFGAVMLAIDGGQPRTLTLKELLDRFIAHRRDVITRRSRYELKKALARLHIVEGLLVAQDLIDLVVSLIRASKDPDEARWGLMHILAPALYEHERFRNLPRIDYAQAAAQMELLVSRAKAEEPNYGGLEHKYAGAGFSEDQAQNILEMRLQRLTGMQREELFKELLALVRDIARLRDILANERSLLNVIKTELHDIRARYSDKRRTEITGEVSEITSEDLIAEEDMVVTLSHTGYVKRSPLSEYRAQKRGGRGKTGAATKEDDFVTDLFVASTHAFLMPITTKGKLYSLKVHQIPQASRTSRGKAIINLIQFGEGEKLAQVLVTKDFPENRYVFFVTKRGVVKRTDLSAFANVRISGIIALGIDEGDELVAVKITDGSKDILLSTAQGMSIRFPEDEVRSMGRQAYGVKGITLEEGDEVVGADVVEKGNTILTVTENGYGKRTEEAEYRIQGRGGKGIIDIKTTERNGKVVGLVQVTDGDEVMLVTNGGMLIRMKAKEISVIGRNTQGVRLIALENGTEKVTGISKLPESSSEAEEPEGGGSAGGSSADEEQAPAAENSSEISDTEDSGNSEPGEDTPEES
- a CDS encoding tetratricopeptide repeat protein; its protein translation is MAKTAPRSRSKAPAKKKPTRSAAPKPSASSAKPAPAREAPKAPKAPEVTILEPEPLRPARKALPAGDAVDKGRALPFEIDPKRVEESLKKLQGEMVHWANKGRYTKVRFKFRGKQLLPDLPLAAVVAAEGLTFYWGGILRMLVANVVGKSVLSVEFINDSEKKVQAGKEALLSGDVDQALTLFREALAMDRDNASAHLNVGVALKLKGDREGALAAFEKAKEKDPEGSVGAEAERLAAPLRPKSVA